TAGACTACCACAAATCTTGGGtacgaaatatttttgattattgatgttagcacaatatagacaataatataaagggaattatgtgttgattgtttcttacggatcaatgaggagacggataacgactcgagttgtttctttggtgaggtcagaGCCTTGGACATAAcggatttgcccaaccacatctgcgagtttaaatatcaattatgatatcgaaacataatGTAAACCCAGATGCGATATGATAATATACatgggagttctaggtttgtgttcgcaatcacttggagattgtcgaacagtctaatcttcatcaataatggttagtgagatgaaacgaatgaggaatggatgatcaattatcttgtacatgctttagcacctagcaacctcaaaacgatcgactttcacaatggaatctgctttcaaagatggcttgtaatgattagcacgttcgacgggagtaaacccatgaatcgcagaatctgcaaataatattattcaacaaagaatcaagaaatcatttaaaacaattatattaaataagtgtgatagatcgaagattaacttatcTTTTCATCAGGGAATAGAACCGTGATTTCCACAAACTCCCTGcttttcttgaagttcagggaatcccagaagcggaggaagccagaggctatgctctgactactacgaccaagacggagagatttgaaggttgagtgacggacgccggtttgaggaactggagaggcagaggacaaacattttctagaagatggttaaagctaagaggaatcaatgagttttgtggagatgtagattgggttcatcaaagatgaaaatcatatatatagggtttacagaggggctacaaatcaggaacatttatgatcaagcgatttaagatggggacatgaagagttcaccggtgaaaaaatagatttcgAACAGACAcacggcgcaactctgtaactcagacttgtttgagacaatgatgaaaagaactcaaactcatgttaaacgacaacagtttacaatatgggaaaactataattgttgcaaacttgagcttttttcatataacgtgatgtatctcatttaaaaatgaaacccataatacacttgtaggcccgaccctcagaggaagctGAAGAAGCGAGGGCTTTtgacttttataaatatatattaggttcgaccatcaatgtacaaagtatcatttagcttagtggtataaatgttggtgattatatctcaataacccggatTCGAGCCATGTACACCTACAAAACATTGACGTGGTGCTGAGGAGTAAGCAAAAActcaactattataatatagatttattgAACAAGCAAGTTTTTGATTCTCCTGTACATAGCTTAAGTAAGACGCAATGTTGTGGAAATTGACTAAATTTATTGGACAAGCAAGTTTTTGATTCTCCTGTACATAGCTTAAGTAAGACGCAATGTTGTGGAAATTGACTAAACCATTCGTAAACAAAGACTTTTACTCTTTGCGTTCACCGTGAAGAACACTTCGTAGAAAAGACTATATGATTAGTTTAGTATATAACTACATGGCCATGAAACCATGTTACTTAccatacaatttaaaaaaaaaatcaaatcagtgCTAAAGAAGGATGAAAGGCTCTTGGAACGCATCAAATATCATTCATAGTAGTTTCTCTTGTctcttcttatttcttttcaatTTTAGAGATGTGTGTGCTGCTCCTACAAGATACTCGTGTCGTTCTGAACAGAGGGATGCATTGCTCGAGTTTAAGAACGAGTTTGAGATTGGGGAGCTTTCTTTTTATTGTATAAGTGGTTATCCAAAGAGAGTCATGGGCAAATAGCAGCGACTGCTGTAGGTGGGAGGGTATCACGTGTGATGTCAAGTCTGGGGAAGTGGTCGAGCTAGACCTTAGTTGTAGCTGCCTCCATGGCCGGTTCCGTTCCAATAGCAGCCTTTTCAGGCTTCAAAACCTCCATTTTCTAGACCtttcactcaatgatcttagtGGTCATATCCCATCTTCAGTTGGAAATCTTTCTCATCTCACCACTCTCCACCTTTCTGATAACCATTTCTCTGGTCAGATTCTTTCTTATGTTGCAATCTTTTCTCTTCTCAATTCTCTTGACCTTTCCTACAACCAGTTTTTAGGTGAAATCCCACCTTCGATTGGTAACCTTTCTAAGCTCACCACACTCGACCTTTCATATAACCAATTTTCAGGTTATATTCCATTTTCAATTGGAAACCTTTCTCAACTTATCTCCCTTGGACTTTCACAAAATACTTTTAGTGGTCAGATTCCATCTTCCATTGGAAACCTTTCTCAGCTCACTTATCTCCACTTCTTTACTAACAACTTCATGGGTGAAATCCCATCTTCTTTTGGCAATCTAAACCGCCTGATGCGCTTAAGCATGTTCTCTAATAAGCTATATGGAAACTTTCCAAGTGCACTACTAAAAATGACAAGGCTGTCAACTTTAATACTCTCCTCAAATAAGTTCACAGGCACACTTCCTCCTAACATCACTTCACTATCCAACTTGGCCTTCTTTGACGCAAGTGATAACGCTCTCAGTGGAACTCTCCCATCTTCTCTCTTCACCATTCCTTCTTTGACTTCTATTGACTTGAGTGATAACCAACTTGAAGGCACGCTTGAGTTTGGGAATACATCTTCACCACCTAACTTACAAGCTTTACGTATTGGCGGCAACAACTTCATAGGGCCAATCCCGAGTTCCATTTCCAAATTAACCAACCTTGAGGAACTTAACCTTTCCAGTTTCAACACCCAAGGACCAGTTGACTTTAGTATCTTCTCACATCTCAAGGCACTACAAACTCTTGGCCTATCCCATTTGAACACAACCGCAACGATTGACTTGAATGATTTCTTATCATATTTCAAGGGGCTCAGCTATTTGGATCTCTCAGGCAATCATGTTTCAGCCGCAAACAAAAGTTCAGTTCCTTGGCGATCGCTAGTCTATATGGACTTGTCACAATGCGGTATTAATGGTTTTTTCCCGGAGCTTCTGAAAACACAGAAGCGGTTGCGGAATCTAGACATTTCCAACAACAAAATCAAAGGTCAAGTGCCTGGATGGTTATGGATGCTACCAAACTTGGAGAACCTGGAACTTTCAAACAACACTTTCACCGGTTTCGAAAGACCACCAAAACATGGACTATCCTATGTCTGGAAACCATCTATAAAGAACATTCTTGGCTCCAACAACAACTTCACAGGCAAGGTTCCTTCTTTCATATGTGCGTTACGTTCTCTAAATATTCTCGATTTATCTAAAAACAACTTCAATGGTTCAATCCCTCATTGTTTGGGAAACTTCAAGAGCAGTCTTTCGGTTCTAAACCTTCGTCATAATCGTCTTAGTGGAGGTCTTCCAGAGAATATGCTTGGAAACCTAAGGTCGCTTGACGTTGGTCATAACCAGTTGACGGGGAAGCTTCCAAGATCTTCGATCCGTATGTCATCTCCTCTTGAAGTTCTGAACGTGGAAAGCAACAGAATCAACGACACGTTTCCTTTCTGGTTAAGTTCTTTACAAAGTCTCCAAGTTCTCGTCCTTGGATCGAATTCATTCCATGGACCAATACATCATCAAGTCTCGTTCCCTAAGTTGCGGATTATTGACGTCTCGCGTAATCACTTCAACGGATCTTTGCCAACGAGCTACTTTGCGAAGTGGAGTGCTATGTCATCACTTGGGACAAACGAAGAAGATCGGTCGAAAGTAAATTACATGGATGTGAAGTACATGGGAGACGAAGTAGATTATGGATACTACCATGATTCGATCGTTTTGATGAATAGAGGTTTAGAGATGGAGCTAGTAAGTATCCTAAAAATCTACACAGCACTCGACTTTTCGGGAAACGAACTTGAAGGAGAGATTCCGAGGTCCATCGGTCTACTGAAAGAGATCCACGTGCTCAACTTGTCAAACAATGGTTTCACTGGCCACATGCCTTCGTCTTTGGGAAACATGACGGCTCTCGAGTCGTTGGATGTTTCCCGAAACAAGCTTTCGGGAGAGATTCCACAAGAGCTTGGGAACCTCTCGTTCCTTGCGTACATGAACTTCTCGCATAACCAGCTTGTGGGTCTAGTACCAGGGGGCACTCAGTTCCGAAGGCAGAATTGAACTTCGTTTGAGGATAACATGAGACTTTTTGGTCCTTCTCTTGACGAAGTTTGTGGAGATATTCGCACGCCAGCATCGCAACAACATCATGAATCAAAGGGAGAAGAAGAGGTGATGAGTTGGATAGCAGTTGCAATAGGATCAGTACCTGGTACTGTCTTCGGATTGACGATTGGATACATTCTCGTTTCATACAAACCAGAGTGGTTCTTAAACCCTTTTGGCCGAAAAAGTTGTCGAAGAAGCAGAAGCACCACAACGTAGTAGAGACTGGAGAGGTAATGTTTCTGACTTTTTAACCAAAGTAAAACtaaagtattttatatttcacagCTTTTGTTTGCTTGTATAGGCTTTTAAGGTCAACATGAAGAACCTTGACCGAAGAGATTCAACCACTCTCTGCACAAAACTCTGTCAAACTCGGATTAGTTAAGGTTTCAGTTATAGTAAGTTTCCAGTTTAGCttggtgttttttttctctttttctctgttttttaagCTAAGTTCTCTGTTTCTATGTAATAGAAATACTCTGTTTTGTACTTCAAAATTACCCGCTCATTAGATGGACATGAATCAAGAGAAGAATAGTGGAATTTAATCATATATGTACCAGAGAGTAAAAGATAAACCAGTAAACGATTATGATTTGAGCTTGGACTCGAACCCACGACCAATCATGTAACTAACTAGCATGGAAAAGCTCAAACCAACACGAATGATAAGAACTGGCACACATGCCTTCTCCCActgtctcttcttctctacaaAAACACTCTTTGCCATAGCTTTCTCTGCAAAGAAGATGCTTGAGCTTCAACATGATATAGTCTTTGCTCGCACTCGTCTACTAGCCTATTCTGAGGTCAACACTTTATACTAAAGTCGccaatatatgtatttttaatatgcaAAATCAAATGCTTAGGTcatcatctatattattaaaagagtaCCAGTTAAAAATAccctttagtttttaaatttaattacattttcATGTCACTGAGAATTAAATTGGATTccctattttaatgtttgtctttttccagttagattaatgtgttttccttaaataaatttgagttaaatgtaattaaatCAACTTTAAAATCTATATCTAGATTAATgtgttttccttaaataaatttgagttaaatgtaattaaatctttaaaatctatattattaaaagagaagtacccattaaaaatactccttagtttttaaatttaattacacttccatgccactgagaattaaattgaatttcctattttaatgtttgtcctTTTCAGTTAGATTAATgtgttttccttaaataaatttgagttaaatgtaattaaatctatattattaaaagacaagtactcatttgaaaatgttcttacttcattaattaaactcccttttgttttttgcttgtctttttcagttgtatttatgaaatatcctaaaacgaataaaactgcctaatttattacttgtcttttcagttacattaatgaaatatgcttaaatgaatttaaacttcctattttattgtttgtctttttcagttaacttaatgaaatatccttaaataaatttggacataatgtcatttaatcagccaaaaaaactcatgagttatccttacgtgcataattttaataatggagatttttaaaaacgtacatcattaaaatgttacctaaaacatgcagcactaatatataacatgcatcaataaaactagaatttgactcacacaattgtacggatattattttcagttgattaaatttaaaaataattatttattcaaaaaatatttaagaatggctatgtttttaaaaattatatggtattatttgctcataactcatttgtcatttgataaattgttagaaagaaaattttaccataatataactcagttgtcatttgctaaatttatggtttttatttatattttttattatttaattataatattttcattttatatttgaaagataaataaattttctttcaaacaatatttttgtaaatgtattttttaaaaaataatcaattaaaattgttattatcattgaatatcattatttttgacataatttgagtttcgtttacatcaaaacttatcatattttaggataattttaatttaaaatgtaattttcatatttttcaaacaaattctaaaaatattttttaaatattttgttataattgttaaaaaaatattgagttgcatttcaaataaaaaggtaaagatatttaaaatatgttaattaaaatatgtaaaatttaatataattttaaggaaattgtcaaaataaaaaaaattacacataaaataatcatgatttttgttaacaggactgatcattatttatatgatatcattttttttataattatctaattaactctactcattttttttatattttttatatgatatcacacattcgtaaaaaaatagatagtttaagatgcaaaaaattatttacttaatgaatataatatgaacgaatattacaaatacatcattgaataaaataaataatccaaaactgaaaattcatacccgctcgccaaaactgaaaattcatacccgcgctggcgcgcgggtCAGGGTCTAGTCAACTTTAAAATACACCTATATTAACAAACTATCGAAACAAATATTAACAAACTATTGAAACAACCTAAACTatgaaaaacaatttaaaagttagCTTCCACGCTTTTGGTCTTTATTATACGTATATATTgccatatataaataaaattaatgctTATTACTATAACTTACCAATAAAAATTTTTGCATATATATTAGACGTGATTCACTTATgttcaaactttttttattataaacttttTGGAATATTATcatcaattttttaataaaaaaagaaatattctaGCAATATCAGcttcatatttgaatataaaattaactttattcccatgattttagttaaaatagGCGGGTCAATTTATTTCCCTTCCAATTGGATTTTTAGAATAGTTGTAACTTTTTACCTAAACGCATAATATACTAATAATACATTTCAATCATACaattaaatatgaaagaaatgtcaatataaaatttgatcaaacatagtatatatatatatatatccaatttttttgtatatttacataACTGCTCCAACacacatttaatatatatatatatatatatatatatatatatatatatatatatatatatatatatatatataacacgatacattaacaaaatatatgatatacataAATCGTTACATAAACACCCGGTCGCACGGGTCGAGCTCTAGTTTGTATTAAAACTCGGGTTAACTTCATAAGTAACCATCAAGTGTTGTCTTGTCtgtacaaaaaaaacaaaaacgttCAAACTTTACATCAAaagccctaaaccctaaaaaaaaatactcttaTATACATCAAGAAACCGGTATTAGTTAACCTCCCGTATGCTCTTTAGAACCGGTCTCCATAACCGGTGCTGGTTGCCTTCTTCAGTTTTACGATCAAGATCAGAACCGGTGGTCAAGTCATGTACGTTGACGTTACTAAGTAAATCCTGGAATTGCTTCTTCGTCAGTCTGATCTTGATCTCATGATGAGATAAGTCAGATGATTTACTGTCTCGTGCAACAAATACAGTGCTACTAGCCTCAATGGAGGTCTTAGagctctgatgatgatgatgttcttcatcttctgTGATTAAATCATCCCAATCTTCACCAGCCCAGTACATTTCGTGTCTTAGACAATTTCCCATTTATTTCTTcttgctttttattttctttggagGTAAGTGTGGTAATGGATGATTTTATATAATACGTAGGTCGAAGCTGGTGGGataaagattttataaaacttttctACTACGTGGACATGTGTTTGTTGAACTCACCGTGACACCGTCAACAGCTTTTGTCCTTTTAAAAGTATCGGCTCTGTCAGCTCGGCTTGATATACTTGTTGATTACAAATCTGTTCTTTATTTCTCCGTGGGCCGGTGAAAATGCAAATCCcatgaaagaagaaagaaacaagaacCATAACAGCATCATTAACCCACAACCCCATTTACTgtcttttaatgattattttactaattaaatgTAGTTAAAAACTTTAGTTAAAAACTTTAGTTAAAAAACACCTTGATTTTATGCTCTAGTGAGAGTATGTTATTTAGgggttattaaaaaaaaattaaaccaagaacaaaaacaaaacaaagacaagcaagcaaaaaaatttcagaaaacATAAGACAAAACAATTGCTGATAAAATGAGCAATAGCCAATAAGACAAGAGTGGAAACTTACAATACAACTACATGCTTGATATGCAATCTATAGTTGGTTCTCCGTCTAGCCTTTTAGTTAATGTCCACTTAAGGAACTTTAGCACCagcttgaatgatttgtttCTCAAACCGCAACAAACACAATGTCATGAAAGTTTCAGTCATtgtttcgtcaaaatgacatcTGAACAGGAACTATTCACAATCATCACTCACATTGAACATATCTTGAAGCTTTGTCTTTAACGCCTTGTACTCGATATCCACCTGCTGCAGACATCTCACACACCTGTAATTAACATcagatattattattatcactTCACTAACCTTAACCAATGAGTTTCAGAAAGAAACTCGATTTAAGAGCCTCACCCTTCGTAGTTATTAGCTTCACAATATTCCTTGAAGGTAACACACAAGCCTTTGACCCTCTTGGCACCAACACTGCATATTAGAAACAAGGACAGAGTTTCATCTATCAACCACAAGCAATATAACTAAAGATTTGGACAAAAAAAACATCTACATTTGGACCAAAGCACACATCGCATCAAACTTAAACTGCATCTACCTCATATCACGTAGGCCGGAACAAATTTTGTATCTCAATATGTTCATGACCGCAATGGCAGAAGAAAACAAAGGGTAAATGAAACTAGCTATAGTTGGAAGAGCAACTAATTTACCTCTTTAAAATCTTTACCGAACTCCTTAACCGTGGAGATAGCTATAGAAGCAGCTTCATCCAAAGGATACCTAATAATAATGCTCCACTGAAGAACTGGTATGCTCGCATCTTAGCGAAGCTCCAGACATTTTAAAAAAAGGATACTCTTTCCTGAGCTATAAAGAGTGCACCTTTGGGCAAGGTCCCATATCCATTTTCTGATAACAACAAAAACGTCAAAAGACTACTCCTAATCCAAACTCAGTGAGCTCAACACAGGTTAAGTATcaaaagctctctctctctctccctactATTGTCACCAGGACGATTCAAGATACTAATTGATAAGCCATAAGATGATGGAACACTCACCGTCAATTGGAAGAGGTCGCGAGGGCAGAGGCCAGAGAGGTAGAGACGACAAACGTCGCGGTCGTAGTATTTGCAATTCACCTCCGTCACGTCGCCGTTTCGATTGGCTCCCATTCATTGCTCTGTTCAAGAGGAAGATCAGAGGGAGAGAAGAGAATGTCACCAGGTGGGATACGGCTTTACGGGCTTGCACGACGAGCGATTTCGAAGAACATGAATGGAGAAGACGCTCATATAGCCAGTATGACTCTGGCTCTAGAGAAGGGAAGAGAAGAGACGCTGTTTTTGACAGACACGTGTCTCGTATCATAAGAGACTTGTCTTAATTAAGCAAGGTTTCTTCGGTTAAtgcataattttcttttttaatctttaaaacacTAAATACCCACCCTAATAAACCGCGATAAATTAATAACGTGACGCCTaacgaaaacataaataaacacgaaaaattgtataaaaacatGTACAAATCATCATGaataatacaataaaaactctataaattaataattttagaacttttatattttattaatttatagaaactttcttttttaaatttatattttaaagtaatttttatgtaaaagtataaagaatatttgattttatgataTATGTCTTGATTATATTGTATGgatacaaattttatattattattattcgaTTACGTGGTCTATATAGTAATTGTAAAtgcattttaaatataaactgaTAAAATAACAACAATTTatgtagaaatattaaaaaatttaataacaacTTTCTGTTCCAGCGTAGAATTAGGATAATTActatttatttgtattatatgtattttatttcttatttttattagtatcaggggtttttagttttagggtttttaggtTTTCATATAAATAGGCTTTAATGTCTTGAGTTGTATTTAgtttttgattaattaataaaaattgagagttttatctttgtttcttattttcGATAGGTCTACAGAGatctaaataaatttaaaataaacttggTTTATTCGAAGATTCTAAGATTAAACGAATAATCTTGTGATTATTCTAGTTTTCTGAATATTCTTAAAATCAACAAATTTCTAGTTCTATCCAATAAAACGATTGCTTCGTCACTTTCACCGtgaataagaaacaaaatataaaaagtatcGATTATTTTATCTAAAAGATATATACTATACATTAATTAGTAGTTTATGTTTGTATTGggacaatatatttatataaaaatttcaaaaatttgttattttattattttatcgaattATGTTATTTTACACTGATCCAATTCAAGACcggttaaatttattaatttataatatttattaatttattaaatcttAATTTATAAGTTTCTACTGCATACGACAGGACTCAATAGTCCAATTGCGATATCCAGTATCCAATAGTCCATTTCATTACTCATTGATTGGAAATCATTTTGTATAtgaaatttttcatttattagctTTTGTGCACGCAAAGGATATAACTCgatatatattattcatgtaATGTGACGatccaatttttaaattttgccccgaattattaaatttatttttatgatataaatatGGAAATGAACATATATCAGTATAAGTAATTCACATTTATGTAAACTGTTTTGATGctattcattcaaaaaaaaataaaacaaaaatctacTAACTtgtaaaaagtataatttagtcatcaacaaaataaatgataaattataaGATACCCCACCACAACACTAAAACCATTTAATATTGGATTAaaaatttagttgaaattaGTGACAACAATATATTTCACAGCTAAGTAACGACGGgtgttatatagtttatatgCTTGCTATTTTCTTGTcgttgttcaaaaaaagaaaaaggtagaAGTTATTTTCTCTTCGTCATTAACCAGGCAATATagataatacaatatatatatatataatgcaataatatttaaaaaa
The window above is part of the Brassica napus cultivar Da-Ae chromosome C3, Da-Ae, whole genome shotgun sequence genome. Proteins encoded here:
- the LOC106389284 gene encoding uncharacterized protein LOC106389284, whose amino-acid sequence is MGNCLRHEMYWAGEDWDDLITEDEEHHHHQSSKTSIEASSTVFVARDSKSSDLSHHEIKIRLTKKQFQDLLSNVNVHDLTTGSDLDRKTEEGNQHRLWRPVLKSIREVN